The Metallosphaera hakonensis JCM 8857 = DSM 7519 genome includes the window TAATCCGCGAGATAGGTAACGGGAGAATATAACCTTGAATTTCTCTTGGTCTTCCTGTTCCAATTTCTTGGCATATTCCGCAATATGTTTTCCCACAAGCCTGTTATTATCTATTCCTATTTCACCTAATGGTACCTTTACACCACTATCGACTACTCCCTTTAATGCATAAAAAATCCTTGCGCCCTTAGTTGGACTAAATAAGCCAATATCTGCGTTTGCGGTTGTAATTCCGGCTTTCTTGGCTCTTAAACCTGCTAAATATCCTACTAAATAGCATGCCGACGAATTATTTTCATCCCCTTTCCAACCATACTTTACGAGTTCTTTAGAATGAGCTGCAGTCAAAGTTAGATCGCCTTTAGGATTAAACCTCATAAATTGAACCACCACATGCTTGCCAGTTATCCTTACGACGACCCTGTCAGCCCTATTTACGACGTAAGTATACCTTCTGTAATAGTTAGTTTTCCCTTCTCTTCTTCTCCTGAATTTCACCTTATAGTTAGGTCCGTTTGCCATAATCATCACTCTCTTAACTTACCCATTTGCTTGAGCATTGTCTTAACGTCTCCCAGACTCTTAAATGTACCTCCTTTAGCTTTAATGTACATTGCTCTATACGTATGTTCATCAATTATATCATGATCCCTCAACCAACGTAGATAATTCCTTATCTTCCTAATAGTAGCGATCCATCTGTCCTTCCTAGCCTCTCTTGCCCCCTTTCTTCCATTCTTACTTCCAGTTTTCCTACCCTCTCCCTTCCTCTTTCTATTTCTTCTTCTCTCTTTAATCCTCCCCCTGCTGTTCCC containing:
- a CDS encoding 50S ribosomal protein L18, which encodes MANGPNYKVKFRRRREGKTNYYRRYTYVVNRADRVVVRITGKHVVVQFMRFNPKGDLTLTAAHSKELVKYGWKGDENNSSACYLVGYLAGLRAKKAGITTANADIGLFSPTKGARIFYALKGVVDSGVKVPLGEIGIDNNRLVGKHIAEYAKKLEQEDQEKFKVIFSRYLSRGLNPRDLPSHFEEVLNSIKSGGK
- a CDS encoding 50S ribosomal protein L19e encodes the protein MAELELQKRLAADIKGTGKGRIRIPPENADEVAGALTRDDIRKLIKDGKIIVLSAKGNSRGRIKERRRNRKRKGEGRKTGSKNGRKGAREARKDRWIATIRKIRNYLRWLRDHDIIDEHTYRAMYIKAKGGTFKSLGDVKTMLKQMGKLRE